In one window of Oryzias melastigma strain HK-1 linkage group LG5, ASM292280v2, whole genome shotgun sequence DNA:
- the tead3b gene encoding transcriptional enhancer factor TEF-5 isoform X3 — protein MDGDAEGVWSPDIEQSFQEALAIYPPCGRRKIILSDEGKMYGRNELIARYIKLRTGKTRTRKQVSSHIQVLARKKVREYQAGIKVSSHLQVLARRKSREIQSKLKAMNLDQASKDKALQNMAALSSAQIVSPSMIKNHLPPMSPAPYQPPRFWPGPISVQPGPSQDIKPFVQPPYQSLQGPVQPPIPAYEPLAPPPAPTATAVPVWQDRTIASSKLRMLEYSAFMEVQRDPDNYSKHLFVHIGQTNPSYSDPLLEAVDIRQIYDKFPEKKGGLKELYEKGPQNAFFLVKFWADLNSSGMPDGPGSFYGVSSQYSSAENMTITVSTKVCSFGKQVVEKVETEYARLEGGKCVYRIHRSPMCEYMINFIHKLKHLPEKYMMNSVLENFTILQVVTNRDTQETLLCIAFVFEVSNSEHGAQYHVYRLVKD, from the exons ATGGACGGGGACGCAGAGGGGGTTTGGAGCCCAGATATCGAGCAGAGCTTCCAGGAGGCCCTCGCCATCTACCCTCCATGCGGTAGGAGGAAAATCATCCTGTCCGACGAGGGAAAGATGTACG GTCGCAATGAACTGATTGCAAGATATATTAAGCTGAGGACGGGCAAAACCCGCACAAGAAAGCAG GTGTCTAGTCACATACAGGTGTTAGCACGGAAGAAAGTGCGTGAATACCAGGCGGGCATAAAG GTTTCTAGCCACTTGCAGGTTCTCGCCCGGAGAAAATCTCGCGAGATCCAGTCAAAGCTAAAG GCAATGAATTTG GATCAGGCATCCAAAGACAAAGCTCTACAGAACATGGCAGCGCTGTCGTCTGCACAGATCGTCTCCCCAAGTATGATAAAGAATCATCTTCCGCCAATGTCTCCAGCTCCGTATCAGCCACCCAGA TTCTGGCCTGGTCCAATCTCTGTGCAGCCTGGACCATCTCAGGA CATAAAACCTTTTGTACAGCCCCCATACCAAAGCCTTCAAGGCCCCGTACAACCACCTATACCAG CTTATGAGCCTTTAGCGCCACCCCCAGCACCAACAGCCACTGCGGTTCCAGTGTGGCAGGATCGGACGATTGCTTCCTCCAAGCTGCGGATGTTGGAGTACTCGGCCTTCATGGAGGTCCAGAGAGATCCCGACAAC TACAGCAAACActtgtttgtccacattggaCAGACTAATCCCTCATACAGTGATCCACTCCTTGAAGCTGTGGACATCCGGCAGATTTACGACAAATTCCCTGAGAAGAAAGGAGGCCTGAAAGAGCTTTATGAGAAAGGCCCCCAGAATGCTTTCTTCTTAGTAAAATTCTGG GCTGACCTGAATAGCAGCGGGATGCCAGATGGACCCGGGTCATTCTACGGTGTCAGCAGCCAGTACAGCAGCGCCGAGAACATGACCATCACTGTTTCAACCAAGGTCTGCTCCTTTGGCAAGCAGGTTGTCGAGAAAGTTGAG acAGAGTACGCCCGGCTGGAAGGAGGAAAGTGCGTTTACAGGATCCACCGCTCACCGATGTGCGAGTACATGATCAACTTTATCCACAAGCTCAAACACCTGCCTGAAAAATACATGATGAACAGTGTTCTGGAAAACTTCACAATTCTACAG GTGGTGACAAATCGTGACACTCAGGAGACCTTGCTTTGTATAGCCTTCGTGTTCGAGGTTTCCAATAGTGAGCACGGAGCTCAATATCACGTCTACAGACTTGTTAAAGACTAA
- the tead3b gene encoding transcriptional enhancer factor TEF-5 isoform X2 produces the protein MDGDAEGVWSPDIEQSFQEALAIYPPCGRRKIILSDEGKMYGRNELIARYIKLRTGKTRTRKQVSSHIQVLARKKVREYQAGIKVSSHLQVLARRKSREIQSKLKDQASKDKALQNMAALSSAQIVSPSMIKNHLPPMSPAPYQPPRFWPGPISVQPGPSQEMVVDLNPGRTPGLSRTSHVIKPFVQPPYQSLQGPVQPPIPAYEPLAPPPAPTATAVPVWQDRTIASSKLRMLEYSAFMEVQRDPDNYSKHLFVHIGQTNPSYSDPLLEAVDIRQIYDKFPEKKGGLKELYEKGPQNAFFLVKFWADLNSSGMPDGPGSFYGVSSQYSSAENMTITVSTKVCSFGKQVVEKVETEYARLEGGKCVYRIHRSPMCEYMINFIHKLKHLPEKYMMNSVLENFTILQVVTNRDTQETLLCIAFVFEVSNSEHGAQYHVYRLVKD, from the exons ATGGACGGGGACGCAGAGGGGGTTTGGAGCCCAGATATCGAGCAGAGCTTCCAGGAGGCCCTCGCCATCTACCCTCCATGCGGTAGGAGGAAAATCATCCTGTCCGACGAGGGAAAGATGTACG GTCGCAATGAACTGATTGCAAGATATATTAAGCTGAGGACGGGCAAAACCCGCACAAGAAAGCAG GTGTCTAGTCACATACAGGTGTTAGCACGGAAGAAAGTGCGTGAATACCAGGCGGGCATAAAG GTTTCTAGCCACTTGCAGGTTCTCGCCCGGAGAAAATCTCGCGAGATCCAGTCAAAGCTAAAG GATCAGGCATCCAAAGACAAAGCTCTACAGAACATGGCAGCGCTGTCGTCTGCACAGATCGTCTCCCCAAGTATGATAAAGAATCATCTTCCGCCAATGTCTCCAGCTCCGTATCAGCCACCCAGA TTCTGGCCTGGTCCAATCTCTGTGCAGCCTGGACCATCTCAGGA GATGGTTGTAGATCTCAACCCGGGAAGGACTCCTGGGCTCAGCCGCACCAGCCATGT CATAAAACCTTTTGTACAGCCCCCATACCAAAGCCTTCAAGGCCCCGTACAACCACCTATACCAG CTTATGAGCCTTTAGCGCCACCCCCAGCACCAACAGCCACTGCGGTTCCAGTGTGGCAGGATCGGACGATTGCTTCCTCCAAGCTGCGGATGTTGGAGTACTCGGCCTTCATGGAGGTCCAGAGAGATCCCGACAAC TACAGCAAACActtgtttgtccacattggaCAGACTAATCCCTCATACAGTGATCCACTCCTTGAAGCTGTGGACATCCGGCAGATTTACGACAAATTCCCTGAGAAGAAAGGAGGCCTGAAAGAGCTTTATGAGAAAGGCCCCCAGAATGCTTTCTTCTTAGTAAAATTCTGG GCTGACCTGAATAGCAGCGGGATGCCAGATGGACCCGGGTCATTCTACGGTGTCAGCAGCCAGTACAGCAGCGCCGAGAACATGACCATCACTGTTTCAACCAAGGTCTGCTCCTTTGGCAAGCAGGTTGTCGAGAAAGTTGAG acAGAGTACGCCCGGCTGGAAGGAGGAAAGTGCGTTTACAGGATCCACCGCTCACCGATGTGCGAGTACATGATCAACTTTATCCACAAGCTCAAACACCTGCCTGAAAAATACATGATGAACAGTGTTCTGGAAAACTTCACAATTCTACAG GTGGTGACAAATCGTGACACTCAGGAGACCTTGCTTTGTATAGCCTTCGTGTTCGAGGTTTCCAATAGTGAGCACGGAGCTCAATATCACGTCTACAGACTTGTTAAAGACTAA
- the tead3b gene encoding transcriptional enhancer factor TEF-5 isoform X7: MDGDAEGVWSPDIEQSFQEALAIYPPCGRRKIILSDEGKMYGRNELIARYIKLRTGKTRTRKQVSSHLQVLARRKSREIQSKLKDQASKDKALQNMAALSSAQIVSPSMIKNHLPPMSPAPYQPPRFWPGPISVQPGPSQEMVVDLNPGRTPGLSRTSHVIKPFVQPPYQSLQGPVQPPIPAYEPLAPPPAPTATAVPVWQDRTIASSKLRMLEYSAFMEVQRDPDNYSKHLFVHIGQTNPSYSDPLLEAVDIRQIYDKFPEKKGGLKELYEKGPQNAFFLVKFWADLNSSGMPDGPGSFYGVSSQYSSAENMTITVSTKVCSFGKQVVEKVETEYARLEGGKCVYRIHRSPMCEYMINFIHKLKHLPEKYMMNSVLENFTILQVVTNRDTQETLLCIAFVFEVSNSEHGAQYHVYRLVKD, translated from the exons ATGGACGGGGACGCAGAGGGGGTTTGGAGCCCAGATATCGAGCAGAGCTTCCAGGAGGCCCTCGCCATCTACCCTCCATGCGGTAGGAGGAAAATCATCCTGTCCGACGAGGGAAAGATGTACG GTCGCAATGAACTGATTGCAAGATATATTAAGCTGAGGACGGGCAAAACCCGCACAAGAAAGCAG GTTTCTAGCCACTTGCAGGTTCTCGCCCGGAGAAAATCTCGCGAGATCCAGTCAAAGCTAAAG GATCAGGCATCCAAAGACAAAGCTCTACAGAACATGGCAGCGCTGTCGTCTGCACAGATCGTCTCCCCAAGTATGATAAAGAATCATCTTCCGCCAATGTCTCCAGCTCCGTATCAGCCACCCAGA TTCTGGCCTGGTCCAATCTCTGTGCAGCCTGGACCATCTCAGGA GATGGTTGTAGATCTCAACCCGGGAAGGACTCCTGGGCTCAGCCGCACCAGCCATGT CATAAAACCTTTTGTACAGCCCCCATACCAAAGCCTTCAAGGCCCCGTACAACCACCTATACCAG CTTATGAGCCTTTAGCGCCACCCCCAGCACCAACAGCCACTGCGGTTCCAGTGTGGCAGGATCGGACGATTGCTTCCTCCAAGCTGCGGATGTTGGAGTACTCGGCCTTCATGGAGGTCCAGAGAGATCCCGACAAC TACAGCAAACActtgtttgtccacattggaCAGACTAATCCCTCATACAGTGATCCACTCCTTGAAGCTGTGGACATCCGGCAGATTTACGACAAATTCCCTGAGAAGAAAGGAGGCCTGAAAGAGCTTTATGAGAAAGGCCCCCAGAATGCTTTCTTCTTAGTAAAATTCTGG GCTGACCTGAATAGCAGCGGGATGCCAGATGGACCCGGGTCATTCTACGGTGTCAGCAGCCAGTACAGCAGCGCCGAGAACATGACCATCACTGTTTCAACCAAGGTCTGCTCCTTTGGCAAGCAGGTTGTCGAGAAAGTTGAG acAGAGTACGCCCGGCTGGAAGGAGGAAAGTGCGTTTACAGGATCCACCGCTCACCGATGTGCGAGTACATGATCAACTTTATCCACAAGCTCAAACACCTGCCTGAAAAATACATGATGAACAGTGTTCTGGAAAACTTCACAATTCTACAG GTGGTGACAAATCGTGACACTCAGGAGACCTTGCTTTGTATAGCCTTCGTGTTCGAGGTTTCCAATAGTGAGCACGGAGCTCAATATCACGTCTACAGACTTGTTAAAGACTAA
- the tead3b gene encoding transcriptional enhancer factor TEF-5 isoform X4, with amino-acid sequence MDGDAEGVWSPDIEQSFQEALAIYPPCGRRKIILSDEGKMYGRNELIARYIKLRTGKTRTRKQVSSHIQVLARKKVREYQAGIKAMNLDQASKDKALQNMAALSSAQIVSPSMIKNHLPPMSPAPYQPPRFWPGPISVQPGPSQEMVVDLNPGRTPGLSRTSHVIKPFVQPPYQSLQGPVQPPIPAYEPLAPPPAPTATAVPVWQDRTIASSKLRMLEYSAFMEVQRDPDNYSKHLFVHIGQTNPSYSDPLLEAVDIRQIYDKFPEKKGGLKELYEKGPQNAFFLVKFWADLNSSGMPDGPGSFYGVSSQYSSAENMTITVSTKVCSFGKQVVEKVETEYARLEGGKCVYRIHRSPMCEYMINFIHKLKHLPEKYMMNSVLENFTILQVVTNRDTQETLLCIAFVFEVSNSEHGAQYHVYRLVKD; translated from the exons ATGGACGGGGACGCAGAGGGGGTTTGGAGCCCAGATATCGAGCAGAGCTTCCAGGAGGCCCTCGCCATCTACCCTCCATGCGGTAGGAGGAAAATCATCCTGTCCGACGAGGGAAAGATGTACG GTCGCAATGAACTGATTGCAAGATATATTAAGCTGAGGACGGGCAAAACCCGCACAAGAAAGCAG GTGTCTAGTCACATACAGGTGTTAGCACGGAAGAAAGTGCGTGAATACCAGGCGGGCATAAAG GCAATGAATTTG GATCAGGCATCCAAAGACAAAGCTCTACAGAACATGGCAGCGCTGTCGTCTGCACAGATCGTCTCCCCAAGTATGATAAAGAATCATCTTCCGCCAATGTCTCCAGCTCCGTATCAGCCACCCAGA TTCTGGCCTGGTCCAATCTCTGTGCAGCCTGGACCATCTCAGGA GATGGTTGTAGATCTCAACCCGGGAAGGACTCCTGGGCTCAGCCGCACCAGCCATGT CATAAAACCTTTTGTACAGCCCCCATACCAAAGCCTTCAAGGCCCCGTACAACCACCTATACCAG CTTATGAGCCTTTAGCGCCACCCCCAGCACCAACAGCCACTGCGGTTCCAGTGTGGCAGGATCGGACGATTGCTTCCTCCAAGCTGCGGATGTTGGAGTACTCGGCCTTCATGGAGGTCCAGAGAGATCCCGACAAC TACAGCAAACActtgtttgtccacattggaCAGACTAATCCCTCATACAGTGATCCACTCCTTGAAGCTGTGGACATCCGGCAGATTTACGACAAATTCCCTGAGAAGAAAGGAGGCCTGAAAGAGCTTTATGAGAAAGGCCCCCAGAATGCTTTCTTCTTAGTAAAATTCTGG GCTGACCTGAATAGCAGCGGGATGCCAGATGGACCCGGGTCATTCTACGGTGTCAGCAGCCAGTACAGCAGCGCCGAGAACATGACCATCACTGTTTCAACCAAGGTCTGCTCCTTTGGCAAGCAGGTTGTCGAGAAAGTTGAG acAGAGTACGCCCGGCTGGAAGGAGGAAAGTGCGTTTACAGGATCCACCGCTCACCGATGTGCGAGTACATGATCAACTTTATCCACAAGCTCAAACACCTGCCTGAAAAATACATGATGAACAGTGTTCTGGAAAACTTCACAATTCTACAG GTGGTGACAAATCGTGACACTCAGGAGACCTTGCTTTGTATAGCCTTCGTGTTCGAGGTTTCCAATAGTGAGCACGGAGCTCAATATCACGTCTACAGACTTGTTAAAGACTAA
- the tead3b gene encoding transcriptional enhancer factor TEF-5 isoform X6, whose protein sequence is MDGDAEGVWSPDIEQSFQEALAIYPPCGRRKIILSDEGKMYGRNELIARYIKLRTGKTRTRKQVSSHIQVLARKKVREYQAGIKDQASKDKALQNMAALSSAQIVSPSMIKNHLPPMSPAPYQPPRFWPGPISVQPGPSQEMVVDLNPGRTPGLSRTSHVIKPFVQPPYQSLQGPVQPPIPAYEPLAPPPAPTATAVPVWQDRTIASSKLRMLEYSAFMEVQRDPDNYSKHLFVHIGQTNPSYSDPLLEAVDIRQIYDKFPEKKGGLKELYEKGPQNAFFLVKFWADLNSSGMPDGPGSFYGVSSQYSSAENMTITVSTKVCSFGKQVVEKVETEYARLEGGKCVYRIHRSPMCEYMINFIHKLKHLPEKYMMNSVLENFTILQVVTNRDTQETLLCIAFVFEVSNSEHGAQYHVYRLVKD, encoded by the exons ATGGACGGGGACGCAGAGGGGGTTTGGAGCCCAGATATCGAGCAGAGCTTCCAGGAGGCCCTCGCCATCTACCCTCCATGCGGTAGGAGGAAAATCATCCTGTCCGACGAGGGAAAGATGTACG GTCGCAATGAACTGATTGCAAGATATATTAAGCTGAGGACGGGCAAAACCCGCACAAGAAAGCAG GTGTCTAGTCACATACAGGTGTTAGCACGGAAGAAAGTGCGTGAATACCAGGCGGGCATAAAG GATCAGGCATCCAAAGACAAAGCTCTACAGAACATGGCAGCGCTGTCGTCTGCACAGATCGTCTCCCCAAGTATGATAAAGAATCATCTTCCGCCAATGTCTCCAGCTCCGTATCAGCCACCCAGA TTCTGGCCTGGTCCAATCTCTGTGCAGCCTGGACCATCTCAGGA GATGGTTGTAGATCTCAACCCGGGAAGGACTCCTGGGCTCAGCCGCACCAGCCATGT CATAAAACCTTTTGTACAGCCCCCATACCAAAGCCTTCAAGGCCCCGTACAACCACCTATACCAG CTTATGAGCCTTTAGCGCCACCCCCAGCACCAACAGCCACTGCGGTTCCAGTGTGGCAGGATCGGACGATTGCTTCCTCCAAGCTGCGGATGTTGGAGTACTCGGCCTTCATGGAGGTCCAGAGAGATCCCGACAAC TACAGCAAACActtgtttgtccacattggaCAGACTAATCCCTCATACAGTGATCCACTCCTTGAAGCTGTGGACATCCGGCAGATTTACGACAAATTCCCTGAGAAGAAAGGAGGCCTGAAAGAGCTTTATGAGAAAGGCCCCCAGAATGCTTTCTTCTTAGTAAAATTCTGG GCTGACCTGAATAGCAGCGGGATGCCAGATGGACCCGGGTCATTCTACGGTGTCAGCAGCCAGTACAGCAGCGCCGAGAACATGACCATCACTGTTTCAACCAAGGTCTGCTCCTTTGGCAAGCAGGTTGTCGAGAAAGTTGAG acAGAGTACGCCCGGCTGGAAGGAGGAAAGTGCGTTTACAGGATCCACCGCTCACCGATGTGCGAGTACATGATCAACTTTATCCACAAGCTCAAACACCTGCCTGAAAAATACATGATGAACAGTGTTCTGGAAAACTTCACAATTCTACAG GTGGTGACAAATCGTGACACTCAGGAGACCTTGCTTTGTATAGCCTTCGTGTTCGAGGTTTCCAATAGTGAGCACGGAGCTCAATATCACGTCTACAGACTTGTTAAAGACTAA
- the tead3b gene encoding transcriptional enhancer factor TEF-5 isoform X1 — protein MDGDAEGVWSPDIEQSFQEALAIYPPCGRRKIILSDEGKMYGRNELIARYIKLRTGKTRTRKQVSSHIQVLARKKVREYQAGIKVSSHLQVLARRKSREIQSKLKAMNLDQASKDKALQNMAALSSAQIVSPSMIKNHLPPMSPAPYQPPRFWPGPISVQPGPSQEMVVDLNPGRTPGLSRTSHVIKPFVQPPYQSLQGPVQPPIPAYEPLAPPPAPTATAVPVWQDRTIASSKLRMLEYSAFMEVQRDPDNYSKHLFVHIGQTNPSYSDPLLEAVDIRQIYDKFPEKKGGLKELYEKGPQNAFFLVKFWADLNSSGMPDGPGSFYGVSSQYSSAENMTITVSTKVCSFGKQVVEKVETEYARLEGGKCVYRIHRSPMCEYMINFIHKLKHLPEKYMMNSVLENFTILQVVTNRDTQETLLCIAFVFEVSNSEHGAQYHVYRLVKD, from the exons ATGGACGGGGACGCAGAGGGGGTTTGGAGCCCAGATATCGAGCAGAGCTTCCAGGAGGCCCTCGCCATCTACCCTCCATGCGGTAGGAGGAAAATCATCCTGTCCGACGAGGGAAAGATGTACG GTCGCAATGAACTGATTGCAAGATATATTAAGCTGAGGACGGGCAAAACCCGCACAAGAAAGCAG GTGTCTAGTCACATACAGGTGTTAGCACGGAAGAAAGTGCGTGAATACCAGGCGGGCATAAAG GTTTCTAGCCACTTGCAGGTTCTCGCCCGGAGAAAATCTCGCGAGATCCAGTCAAAGCTAAAG GCAATGAATTTG GATCAGGCATCCAAAGACAAAGCTCTACAGAACATGGCAGCGCTGTCGTCTGCACAGATCGTCTCCCCAAGTATGATAAAGAATCATCTTCCGCCAATGTCTCCAGCTCCGTATCAGCCACCCAGA TTCTGGCCTGGTCCAATCTCTGTGCAGCCTGGACCATCTCAGGA GATGGTTGTAGATCTCAACCCGGGAAGGACTCCTGGGCTCAGCCGCACCAGCCATGT CATAAAACCTTTTGTACAGCCCCCATACCAAAGCCTTCAAGGCCCCGTACAACCACCTATACCAG CTTATGAGCCTTTAGCGCCACCCCCAGCACCAACAGCCACTGCGGTTCCAGTGTGGCAGGATCGGACGATTGCTTCCTCCAAGCTGCGGATGTTGGAGTACTCGGCCTTCATGGAGGTCCAGAGAGATCCCGACAAC TACAGCAAACActtgtttgtccacattggaCAGACTAATCCCTCATACAGTGATCCACTCCTTGAAGCTGTGGACATCCGGCAGATTTACGACAAATTCCCTGAGAAGAAAGGAGGCCTGAAAGAGCTTTATGAGAAAGGCCCCCAGAATGCTTTCTTCTTAGTAAAATTCTGG GCTGACCTGAATAGCAGCGGGATGCCAGATGGACCCGGGTCATTCTACGGTGTCAGCAGCCAGTACAGCAGCGCCGAGAACATGACCATCACTGTTTCAACCAAGGTCTGCTCCTTTGGCAAGCAGGTTGTCGAGAAAGTTGAG acAGAGTACGCCCGGCTGGAAGGAGGAAAGTGCGTTTACAGGATCCACCGCTCACCGATGTGCGAGTACATGATCAACTTTATCCACAAGCTCAAACACCTGCCTGAAAAATACATGATGAACAGTGTTCTGGAAAACTTCACAATTCTACAG GTGGTGACAAATCGTGACACTCAGGAGACCTTGCTTTGTATAGCCTTCGTGTTCGAGGTTTCCAATAGTGAGCACGGAGCTCAATATCACGTCTACAGACTTGTTAAAGACTAA
- the tead3b gene encoding transcriptional enhancer factor TEF-5 isoform X8, whose product MDGDAEGVWSPDIEQSFQEALAIYPPCGRRKIILSDEGKMYGRNELIARYIKLRTGKTRTRKQVSSHLQVLARRKSREIQSKLKDQASKDKALQNMAALSSAQIVSPSMIKNHLPPMSPAPYQPPRFWPGPISVQPGPSQDIKPFVQPPYQSLQGPVQPPIPAYEPLAPPPAPTATAVPVWQDRTIASSKLRMLEYSAFMEVQRDPDNYSKHLFVHIGQTNPSYSDPLLEAVDIRQIYDKFPEKKGGLKELYEKGPQNAFFLVKFWADLNSSGMPDGPGSFYGVSSQYSSAENMTITVSTKVCSFGKQVVEKVETEYARLEGGKCVYRIHRSPMCEYMINFIHKLKHLPEKYMMNSVLENFTILQVVTNRDTQETLLCIAFVFEVSNSEHGAQYHVYRLVKD is encoded by the exons ATGGACGGGGACGCAGAGGGGGTTTGGAGCCCAGATATCGAGCAGAGCTTCCAGGAGGCCCTCGCCATCTACCCTCCATGCGGTAGGAGGAAAATCATCCTGTCCGACGAGGGAAAGATGTACG GTCGCAATGAACTGATTGCAAGATATATTAAGCTGAGGACGGGCAAAACCCGCACAAGAAAGCAG GTTTCTAGCCACTTGCAGGTTCTCGCCCGGAGAAAATCTCGCGAGATCCAGTCAAAGCTAAAG GATCAGGCATCCAAAGACAAAGCTCTACAGAACATGGCAGCGCTGTCGTCTGCACAGATCGTCTCCCCAAGTATGATAAAGAATCATCTTCCGCCAATGTCTCCAGCTCCGTATCAGCCACCCAGA TTCTGGCCTGGTCCAATCTCTGTGCAGCCTGGACCATCTCAGGA CATAAAACCTTTTGTACAGCCCCCATACCAAAGCCTTCAAGGCCCCGTACAACCACCTATACCAG CTTATGAGCCTTTAGCGCCACCCCCAGCACCAACAGCCACTGCGGTTCCAGTGTGGCAGGATCGGACGATTGCTTCCTCCAAGCTGCGGATGTTGGAGTACTCGGCCTTCATGGAGGTCCAGAGAGATCCCGACAAC TACAGCAAACActtgtttgtccacattggaCAGACTAATCCCTCATACAGTGATCCACTCCTTGAAGCTGTGGACATCCGGCAGATTTACGACAAATTCCCTGAGAAGAAAGGAGGCCTGAAAGAGCTTTATGAGAAAGGCCCCCAGAATGCTTTCTTCTTAGTAAAATTCTGG GCTGACCTGAATAGCAGCGGGATGCCAGATGGACCCGGGTCATTCTACGGTGTCAGCAGCCAGTACAGCAGCGCCGAGAACATGACCATCACTGTTTCAACCAAGGTCTGCTCCTTTGGCAAGCAGGTTGTCGAGAAAGTTGAG acAGAGTACGCCCGGCTGGAAGGAGGAAAGTGCGTTTACAGGATCCACCGCTCACCGATGTGCGAGTACATGATCAACTTTATCCACAAGCTCAAACACCTGCCTGAAAAATACATGATGAACAGTGTTCTGGAAAACTTCACAATTCTACAG GTGGTGACAAATCGTGACACTCAGGAGACCTTGCTTTGTATAGCCTTCGTGTTCGAGGTTTCCAATAGTGAGCACGGAGCTCAATATCACGTCTACAGACTTGTTAAAGACTAA
- the tead3b gene encoding transcriptional enhancer factor TEF-5 isoform X5: MDGDAEGVWSPDIEQSFQEALAIYPPCGRRKIILSDEGKMYGRNELIARYIKLRTGKTRTRKQVSSHLQVLARRKSREIQSKLKAMNLDQASKDKALQNMAALSSAQIVSPSMIKNHLPPMSPAPYQPPRFWPGPISVQPGPSQEMVVDLNPGRTPGLSRTSHVIKPFVQPPYQSLQGPVQPPIPAYEPLAPPPAPTATAVPVWQDRTIASSKLRMLEYSAFMEVQRDPDNYSKHLFVHIGQTNPSYSDPLLEAVDIRQIYDKFPEKKGGLKELYEKGPQNAFFLVKFWADLNSSGMPDGPGSFYGVSSQYSSAENMTITVSTKVCSFGKQVVEKVETEYARLEGGKCVYRIHRSPMCEYMINFIHKLKHLPEKYMMNSVLENFTILQVVTNRDTQETLLCIAFVFEVSNSEHGAQYHVYRLVKD, from the exons ATGGACGGGGACGCAGAGGGGGTTTGGAGCCCAGATATCGAGCAGAGCTTCCAGGAGGCCCTCGCCATCTACCCTCCATGCGGTAGGAGGAAAATCATCCTGTCCGACGAGGGAAAGATGTACG GTCGCAATGAACTGATTGCAAGATATATTAAGCTGAGGACGGGCAAAACCCGCACAAGAAAGCAG GTTTCTAGCCACTTGCAGGTTCTCGCCCGGAGAAAATCTCGCGAGATCCAGTCAAAGCTAAAG GCAATGAATTTG GATCAGGCATCCAAAGACAAAGCTCTACAGAACATGGCAGCGCTGTCGTCTGCACAGATCGTCTCCCCAAGTATGATAAAGAATCATCTTCCGCCAATGTCTCCAGCTCCGTATCAGCCACCCAGA TTCTGGCCTGGTCCAATCTCTGTGCAGCCTGGACCATCTCAGGA GATGGTTGTAGATCTCAACCCGGGAAGGACTCCTGGGCTCAGCCGCACCAGCCATGT CATAAAACCTTTTGTACAGCCCCCATACCAAAGCCTTCAAGGCCCCGTACAACCACCTATACCAG CTTATGAGCCTTTAGCGCCACCCCCAGCACCAACAGCCACTGCGGTTCCAGTGTGGCAGGATCGGACGATTGCTTCCTCCAAGCTGCGGATGTTGGAGTACTCGGCCTTCATGGAGGTCCAGAGAGATCCCGACAAC TACAGCAAACActtgtttgtccacattggaCAGACTAATCCCTCATACAGTGATCCACTCCTTGAAGCTGTGGACATCCGGCAGATTTACGACAAATTCCCTGAGAAGAAAGGAGGCCTGAAAGAGCTTTATGAGAAAGGCCCCCAGAATGCTTTCTTCTTAGTAAAATTCTGG GCTGACCTGAATAGCAGCGGGATGCCAGATGGACCCGGGTCATTCTACGGTGTCAGCAGCCAGTACAGCAGCGCCGAGAACATGACCATCACTGTTTCAACCAAGGTCTGCTCCTTTGGCAAGCAGGTTGTCGAGAAAGTTGAG acAGAGTACGCCCGGCTGGAAGGAGGAAAGTGCGTTTACAGGATCCACCGCTCACCGATGTGCGAGTACATGATCAACTTTATCCACAAGCTCAAACACCTGCCTGAAAAATACATGATGAACAGTGTTCTGGAAAACTTCACAATTCTACAG GTGGTGACAAATCGTGACACTCAGGAGACCTTGCTTTGTATAGCCTTCGTGTTCGAGGTTTCCAATAGTGAGCACGGAGCTCAATATCACGTCTACAGACTTGTTAAAGACTAA